A portion of the Parasteatoda tepidariorum isolate YZ-2023 chromosome 5, CAS_Ptep_4.0, whole genome shotgun sequence genome contains these proteins:
- the LOC107450241 gene encoding mitotic checkpoint serine/threonine-protein kinase BUB1, which produces MSVTANTDEEWEFSKENIQPLQHGRKPDILKLALREHPDDPIQQQQQAFENELRTYSGDDPLSVWFEYINWIEQNFLKGGRDGHYEDLVKKCVTMFKDDKRYCNDKRFIAVWLKFANVSGKPFEVFNYMFSHNIGCYTASFYIAWSWKLEQQDNIKKANQVLCEGVNRNADPIEKLKSYLSDFEIRVSRSISEHLTTRQSPGAENHRSAFSILKTHKKAAPIQRTGETVMPPIRSAMTIGHSQPAPKNEWESCSKMPFKIFSNEAPAPSLPVQKIGSMPFIFHVNSAKENELKPSKWNKVKVKQTVPITQSSSSKNLNFDFHHDEAPQPISTPRPIPKVSNVLRSHHHSKSPQMALFEPLDPMKQPMYDRNKVYGGAEEFSLEEIRAAAWLKKHNLFESEGNCCNSAKNSHDSAVKKDLGFAIYSDENKQATPSGKQINQVESPERVLFSPVNTMKRPIYDRDIFYKGKEELSFEEIKANAWFTSNNKLIEKNQEEQKIFQQSTCLNKADESECQNHNLFNNSKNPSSSIYTESKEVTENKEFLNSDLLSSQFQQNTQNIFNFENQNVKVKSELDFSCPDSLNNSNLKTIHSQYDSMNQQFEKMPSEGLSTQNLTENLQGKCSNSTSYREAANMLEELYNGTIANPIDAILKNEYLLATEANNSSINCNQLNTGTNQMKLPFTLFQDPTENNFAQNVNLVDSNPKMNANEGKSPLKFFQVDGNFMQNNDNMEVLKENLPIKSNLPFIFYEDPIENILKNPVPEIESEMMNDENAENIPPKDYIQNSTEREKSGILTPAQNVTFIPLELQETEEIDIDPEDIQEIDLDPADIQLNKCSLQNETLFPPCNTEQFISAPFISSTPFTSAKNNKKPKVQISEDTYNYRCLISNTKEEHLASASQGVVDPATEKQFYRPEKINVVTRPINNLSMIMESSKESYKSSASSGSSASATRLSQFDQCHSYEKSNITHKEYSRVDTFKEPKPVTSEHSITNIKKSVQVSEANVEKLKLALYENVDDPFDNQLTEKLLQSLKQPPNYHRIVDISEKKFKFLKVGDVFEVKQEKFTVESMVAEGAYGKVFVADKEPSLHGFHHSFPSKVALKACKHSNEWELYICFILQERLLHMNLIPDVRLSAMDILAAKKFSDGMILVTEYFPQGTLLDLVNSFKKDNKLVPEPLALYLTLELLLIMLKIHECKIVHTDIKPDNILVRSISDNFELESIDKGTSLLQFIDFGRSIDLTFFESGVCFTTPVRNRCYEILENKPWVFQLDWCGILDCIHTLVFQDYMKVKKNESGRWCIEKRFKRYQAHDIWSPLFDELLNIPACYEEPNISEHVARIKAKLLQAPENIKTILKNLRSKHQK; this is translated from the exons ATGag TGTTACCGCCAACACGGATGAAGAATGGGaattttccaaagaaaatattcaaccTTTGCAACATGGACGTAAacctgatattttaaaacttgctttGCGTGAACATCCTGACGATCCCatacaacagcaacaacaagcCTTTGAAAATGAACTGCGTACCTATTCTGGTGATGATCCTCTCTCTGTATGGTTTGAATATATCAACTGGATTgagcaaaactttttaaaaggtgGTAGAGATGGACATTATGAAGatcttgttaaaaaatgtgtaactaTGTTCAAAGATGATAAAAGATACTGTAATGATAAGCGCTTCATTGCTGTATGGTTAAAGTTTGCTAATGTTTCTGGCAAACCTTTTGAAGTGTTTAATTACATGTTCAGTCATAATATTGGCTGCTATACAGCAAGCTTTTATATTGCTTGGTCCTGGAAACTAGAACAgcaagataatattaaaaaagctaatCAAGTATTATGTGAAGGTGTAAACAGAAATGCTGATCCTATAGAAAAGCTAAAATCATATTTGTCTGATTTTGAAATAAGAGTTTCACGAAgtatttcagaacatttaacAACTAGACAAAGTCCTGGTGCTGAAAATCACCGTTCAGCTTTTAGCATTttgaaaactcataaaaaagCTGCTCCTATTCAGAGAACAGGAGAAACAGTAATGCCACCAATCCGATCTGCCATGACCATTGGCCATTCTCAACCGGCACCAAAAAATGAGTGGGAGTCTTGCTCAAAGAtgccattcaaaatttttagcaacGAAGCACCTGCTCCTTCTCTTCCTGTCCAAAAAATAGGTAGTatgccttttatttttcatgtaaattcTGCAAAAGAAAATGAACTAAAGCCTAGTAAATGGaataaagttaaagttaagCAGACAGTGCCTATTACCCAGTCATCttcaagcaaaaatttaaattttgattttcatcaTGATGAAGCACCTCAACCCATTAGCACACCTAGACCAATACCAAAAGTTTCAAATGTCTTGCGTTCGCACCACCATTCTAAAAGTCCTCAAATGGCTTTGTTTGAACCTCTAGATCCAATGAAACAGCCTATGTATGATAGAAATAAAGTGTATGGCGGAGCAGAGGAGTTTTCACTGGAGGAAATTAGAGCTGCTGCCTGGTTAAAAAAGCACAATTTATTTGAATCAGAAGGAAACTGTTGTAATTCAGCTAAAAACTCTCATGACTCTGCAGTTAAAAAGGATTTGGGATTTGCTATTTATTCTGATGAAAATAAGCAAGCGACTCCTTCAGGAAAACAAATCAATCAAGTTGAAAGTCCTGAAAGAGTTTTGTTTTCTCCGGTAAATACCATGAAACGTCCCATTTATGATcgagatatattttataaaggtaAGGAAGAGTTatcttttgaagaaattaaagcaAATGCATGGTTTACATCTAATAATaaactgattgaaaaaaatcaagaggaacaaaaaatttttcaacaaagtaCATGTCTGAACAAAGCTGATGAAAGTGAATGTCAGAAtcataatttgttcaataattctaaaaatccTTCATCTTCAATATACACTGAATCTAAAGAAGTAACTGAAAACAAAGAATTCCTGAATAGCGACTTGCTTTCATCCCAGTTTCAGCAGAACACTCAAAACATctttaactttgaaaatcaaaatgtaaaagttaaaagtGAACTTGATTTTTCCTGCCCTGATTcacttaataattcaaatttaaaaactattcatagtCAATATGATAGCATGAATCAACAGTTTGAAAAGATGCCATCAGAAGGTCTCTCAACACAAAATCTCACAGAAAATTTGCAAGGAAAATGCTCTAACTCAACGAGTTATCGTGAAGCTGCAAACATGCTTGAAGAACTTTATAATGGAACAATTGCTAACCCTATTGAtgctattttaaagaatgaatatCTTTTGGCCACTGAAGCCAACAATTCTTCCATTAATTGCAATCAACTAAATACTGGTACAAATCAAATGAAGTTAccttttacattatttcaggaccctactgaaaataattttgcacaaaatgttAACCTGGTGGATTCTAATCCTAAAATGAATGCAAATGAAGGAAAATCACCTTTGAAGTTCTTTCAGGTAGATGgtaatttcatgcaaaacaaTGATAATATGGAagtattaaaggaaaatttgcCCATTAAATCGAATCTACCTTTTATCTTTTATGAAGATCCTATagagaacattttgaaaaatccaGTTCCTGAAATTGAATCTGAGATGATGAATgatgaaaatgctgaaaatatacCTCCTAAAGATTATATTCAAAACTCAACAGAAAGGGAAAAGAGTGGAATACTAACACCTGCTCAAAATGTAACGTTTATTCCGCTGGAGCTTCAAGAGACTGAGGAGATAGACATAGATCCAGAAGATATTCAGGAGATTGACTTAGATCCAGCAGATATTCAACTTAATAAATGTTCACTGCAGAATGAAACTTTATTTCCTCCTTGTAATACTGAACAATTTATTTCAGCACCATTTATATCATCAACTCCTTTCACGTCagctaaaaacaataaaaaacctAAAGTACAAATTTCAGAAGACACCTACAACTATAGGTGCCTTATAAGCAATACTAAGGAAGAACATCTTGCGTCTGCTTCTCAAGGTGTGGTAGATCCTGCtactgaaaaacaattttatcgtcctgaaaaaataaatgttgtgaCCAGACCAATCAACAACTTGAGTATGATTATGGAATCGAGTAAGGAAAGTTATAAATCTTCTGCTTCGTCTGGCAGCTCAGCCAGTGCTACAAGGTTAAGTCAGTTTGATCAGTGTCATAGCTATGAAAAAAGCAACATCACCCATAAAGAGTACTCCAGGGTAGATACATTTAAGGAACCTAAACCTGTGACTAGTGAACAtagtattacaaatattaaaaagtcagTTCAAGTTTCTGAAGCTAACgttgaaaaactgaaattagcATTGTATGAAAATGTCGACGATCCTTTTGATAATCAATTAACAGAAAAGCTATTGCAATCTTTAAAGCAACCACCTAATTATCATAGAATAGtggatatttctgaaaaaaagttcaaattcttGAAAGTAGGTGATGTATTTGaagtaaaacaagaaaaattcaCAGTTGAAAGCATGGTTGCTGAAGGTGCATATGGTAAAGTCTTTGTTGCAGACAAAGAACCTTCACTGCATGGTTTTCATCATTCATTTCCCTCTAAAGTAGCACTTAAGGCTTGTAAGCATAGTAATGAATGGGAATTGTACATTTGTTTCATATTGCAGGAAAGATTACTTCACATGAATTTGATTCCTGATGTCAGACTTTCAGCTATGGATATTCTTGCTGCAAAGAAGTTCAGTGATGGTATGATTTTGGTGACTGAATACTTTCCTCAAGGAACTTTATTAGATTTAGTAAATTCCTTCAAGAAAGATAATAAGTTAGTCCCAGAACCCTTGGCTCTATATTTAACATTGGAATTGCTACTAATTATGCTTAAAATCCATGAATGCAAAATTGTTCACACTGATATCAAGCCCGATAATATTCTAGTTCGCAGTATTTCTGACAATTTTGAATTGGAAAGCATTGATAAAGGAACAAGTCTTCTTCAATTCATAGATTTTGGTCGCAGCATTGatctaactttttttgaaagtgGCGTATGTTTCACTACTCCTGTGAGGAATAGATGCTATGAGATTCTTGAAAACAAACCATGGGTTTTTCAACTCGATTGGTGTGGCATACTAGATTGCATTCATACTTTAGTGTTTCAAGATTAtatgaaagtaaagaaaaatgaaagtggGAGATGGTGcatagaaaaaagatttaaaaggtATCAGGCACATGATATATGGTCTCCTCTTTTTGATGAACTTTTGAATATACCAGCCTGCTATGAAGAACCAAACATATCAGAACATGTAGCTCGTATCAAAGCCAAACTACTTCAAGctccagaaaatattaaaactattttgaaaaacctTAGAAGTAAacatcaaaaataa